One Pieris napi chromosome 13, ilPieNapi1.2, whole genome shotgun sequence genomic window carries:
- the LOC125055259 gene encoding integral membrane protein GPR180, which produces MKLRILILLFISINHGVYSTHIKGDFSTDEFFKFLVKFGFQKTEIHNQKETYGYIFGNITSRNHFKYPITFAVLDRKHFIHYYNNRDIFDKETACQTMFQNLNASAYHPKCNAYGQDLFRRIPCPKNQLCVDEDMPWNVIKHNQFTYVIQNSGQPRFWYVSMVSCYLDEESCSWHHYSGAPTADNKTLTEIPQLIQYDFWLVNGSPNLSLYNSMLYQFSFDRKNTLELYLLFWLCYIILVPVQIYAVRIQRHPVTKLFTSSLMLEFIALCFNVLHTMKFAADGVGFPGLAVAGDIFDIMSRTLFMLLLLLLAKGWAVTRLELTHKPLVFGVWMVYGIVHVLLYVWNTTEVDIVEEIDEYQTWPGWLVLTLRVAIMVWFVLELRNTMMYEHNMPKLNFLLHFGASSLVWFVYLPIIALIALQISPLWRFKFILGITYSADCLAFCVMAHLLWPTRSEQYLLLAPPDYTAGIEELDEFSESPHVVHSDTVALTAAESINADDEEVIFTRPHKNGVAFS; this is translated from the exons ATGAAGCtacgaattttaattttattatttatctctaTAAATCATGGAGTGTATTCAACGCACATTAAAGGAGATTTTTCTACTGATGAATTCTTCAAGTTTCTAGTGAAGTTTGGATTTCAGAAGACCGAGATACATAATCAGAAGGAAACATATGGTTATATATTTGGAAACATAACATCTAGGAATCATTTTAAGTATCCTATTACATTTGCAGTTTTAGATAGAAAGCATTtcattcattattataataatcgtGATATTTTTGACAAGGAGACAGCATGTCAAACTatgtttcaaaatttaaatgcaTCAGCTTATCATCCAAAGTGCAATGCCTATGGGCAGGACTTGTTTAGAAGGATACCCTGTCCAAAAAATCAGCTCTGTGTTGATGAGGACATGCCATggaatgtaataaaacataaccaATTCACATATGTTATTCAAAATAGTGGACAACCAAG GTTTTGGTATGTCTCAATGGTATCATGTTACCTGGACGAAGAGAGTTGTTCATGGCATCACTATTCAGGGGCACCAACAGCAGACAATAAAACACTAACAGAGATACCACAATTAATACAATACGACTTTTGGCTTGTTAATGGAAGTCCAAATCTGTCTTTGTATAACTCTATGTTATACCAATTTTCTTTTGATAGGAAGAACACTTTAGAATTGTACCTACTTTTCTGGTTGTGCTATATTATATTGGTGCCAGTGCAGATATATGCTGTCAG AATTCAGAGGCACCCAGTAACAAAGCTGTTCACATCAAGCTTGATGTTAGAGTTTATTGCCCTTTGCTTCAATGTGCTTCATACCATGAAGTTTGCTGCTGATGGTGTGGGATTCCCTGGCTTGGCGGTTGCTGGtgatatatttgatattatgaGCAGG ACACTCTTTATGCTCCTATTACTTCTATTGGCAAAAGGCTGGGCGGTGACGAGACTTGAACTAACACATAAACCATTAGTTTTTGGAGTTTGGATGGTGTATGGAATTGTTCATGTTCTTCTCTATGTCTGGAATACG ACGGAAGTGGATATAGTTGAAGAAATCGATGAATACCAAACGTGGCCTGGTTGGCTCGTGCTGACATTGCGAGTTGCGATCATGGTGTGGTTCGTCTTGGAACTACGTAATACTATGATGTATGAACACAATATGCCGAAACTGAATTTTCTTTTGCATTTCGGCGCTTCGAGCCTTGTTTGGTTCGTGTATTTGCCGATAATAGCGCTTATTGCGTTACAAATTAGCCCTTTGTGGCGGTTCAAGTTTATATTAG gtatAACATATTCAGCTGATTGCCTGGCGTTTTGCGTGATGGCACACCTTCTATGGCCGACGCGGTCAGAGCAGTACTTATTATTGGCGCCTCCTGATTATACGG CGGGCATCGAAGAATTGGACGAGTTCAGTGAATCACCACACGTAGTACATAGCGATACGGTAGCATTGACAGCTGCCGAAAGCATCAACGCTGATGATGAAGAGGTTATATTCACGCGCCCGCACAAAAATGGCGTCGCGTTCTCATAG